One genomic window of Syngnathus acus chromosome 11, fSynAcu1.2, whole genome shotgun sequence includes the following:
- the tinagl1 gene encoding tubulointerstitial nephritis antigen-like, which translates to MKLFLVLGALLLVEAEGNAARSQWRRSKRELAAPLHTGGIRDPLGSYCQRRGGCCPGRDDLCTVPYLDTICYCDLFCNRTVSDCCPDFWGHCLGVDPPFIGSCERNGIKFLSGQTYKDNCNLCTCGTTGRWECEQNACLMDGNMIQAINRGNYGWRAANYSQLYGMTLDEGIRYRLGTQRPSKSILNMNEIQMNMDPQGDALPSSFNSADKWPGKIHEPLDQGNCAASWAFSTAAVASDRISIQSMGHMTPQLSPQNLISCDIKNQGGCAGGRVDGAWWYLRRRGVVTEDCYPYSAPRPTATEAARCMMQSRSVGRGKRQATQRCPNAHNYQHNDIYQSTPPYRLSANEKEIMKEIMDNGPVQAIMEVHEDFFVYKSGIYKHTDVSFTKPPHFRKHGTHSVRITGWGQEWDSNGAPKKYWIAANTWGKNWGEDGYFRIARGDNECEIETFVIGVWGRVTVEDMHHHQHQRRRHV; encoded by the exons ATGAAGCTCTTCCTCGTACTTGGCGCGTTGCTCCTGGTGGAGGCGGAGGGAAATGCGGCGCGAAGCCAGTGGAGGAGGTCCAAGAGGGAGCTGGCTGCTCCGCTACACACGGGTGGCATCCGCGACCCGCTGGGCTCGTACTGCCAGCGGCGAGGCGGCTGCTGCCCGGGACGGGACGACCTGTGCACCGTGCCCTACTTGGACACCATCTGCTACTGTGACCTCTTCTGCAACCGCACCGTGTCTGACTGTTGCCCCGACTTCTGGGGGCACTGTCTGGGCGTGGATCCCCCCTTCATTG GCTCCTGTGAACGAAACGGGATCAAGTTCCTCTCAGGACAAACATACAAGGACAACTGCAACTTGTG cACATGCGGCACGACGGGACGGTGGGAGTGTGAACAGAACGCCTGCTTGATGGACGGCAACATGATCCAGGCTATCAACAGAGGGAATTATGG GTGGAGGGCTGCTAACTACAGCCAGTTGTACGGCATGACATTGGACGAGGGCATCCGCTACAGACTGGGCACGCAGAGACCCTCCAAAAGCATCTTGAACATGAACGAAATCCAG ATGAACATGGATCCCCAGGGCGACGCCTTGCCCTCCAGTTTCAACTCGGCTGACAAGTGGCCAGGCAAGATCCACGAACCTCTGGACCAGGGCAACTGCGCCGCCTCCTGGGCCTTCTCGACAGCGG cCGTAGCATCGGATCGAATCTCCATCCAGTCCATGGGTCACATGACCCCTCAGCTGTCCCCGCAGAACCTCATTTCCTGCGACATTAAGAACCAGGGCGGCTGCGCCGGGGGCCGCGTCGACGGAGCCTGGTGGTATCTCCGCCGCAGAGG GGTGGTGACGGAAGACTGCTACCCGTACAGCGCCCCGCGACCCACGGCGACCGAGGCGGCCCGCTGCATGATGCAGAGCCGCTCAGTGGGCCGAGGAAAGAGGCAGGCCACACAGCGCTGCCCCAACGCGCACAACTACCAGCACAACGACATCTACCAGTCCACGCCGCCCTACAGGCTCTCGGCCAAC GAAAAGGAGATTATGAAGGAGATTATGGATAATGGCCCCGTGCAAG CCATCATGGAGGTCCACGAGGACTTCTTTGTATACAAGAGCGGCATCTACAAACACACGGACGTCAGCTTCACTAAGCCGCCGCACTTCCGCAAGCACGGCACGCACTCGGTCAGGATCACCGG GTGGGGTCAAGAGTGGGACTCTAATGGCGCTCCCAAGAAGTACTGG ATTGCCGCCAACACCTGGGGCAAGAACTGGGGCGAAGACGGCTACTTCCGCATCGCCCGCGGCGACAACGAGTGCGAGATCGAGACCTTTGTGATCGGTGTGTGGGGCAGGGTCACCGTGGAGGACATgcaccaccaccagcaccaGCGCCGCCGCCACGTTTAG